A single Phoenix dactylifera cultivar Barhee BC4 chromosome 1, palm_55x_up_171113_PBpolish2nd_filt_p, whole genome shotgun sequence DNA region contains:
- the LOC120103676 gene encoding uncharacterized protein LOC120103676 isoform X1, translated as MAMYIRVKRNKTTYFVQCDPTETTLDIKQKLQTLIDQPSNNQRLTLASTNDVLDDSKTLAEQKVENDAVVALTLRKDDNEFEEVYIAQPEVLKSFS; from the exons ATG GCTATGTATATTCGTGTAAAGCGCAACAAGACAACCTACTTTGTGCAGTGTGATCCAACTGAGACAACTTTAGACATTAAGCAGAAATTGCAAACTTTGATTGATCAACCAAGCAATAATCAGCGTTTAACCTTGGCATCAACTAATGATGTCTTAGATGATTCAAAGACATTAGCTGAACAGAAG GTCGAGAATGATGCTGTTGTGGCATTGACTCTCAGAAAAG ATGACAATGAGTTTGAGGAAGTGTACATTGCACAACCAGAAGTCTTGAAGTCATTCTCTTGA
- the LOC120103676 gene encoding uncharacterized protein LOC120103676 isoform X2 yields the protein MYIRVKRNKTTYFVQCDPTETTLDIKQKLQTLIDQPSNNQRLTLASTNDVLDDSKTLAEQKVENDAVVALTLRKDDNEFEEVYIAQPEVLKSFS from the exons ATGTATATTCGTGTAAAGCGCAACAAGACAACCTACTTTGTGCAGTGTGATCCAACTGAGACAACTTTAGACATTAAGCAGAAATTGCAAACTTTGATTGATCAACCAAGCAATAATCAGCGTTTAACCTTGGCATCAACTAATGATGTCTTAGATGATTCAAAGACATTAGCTGAACAGAAG GTCGAGAATGATGCTGTTGTGGCATTGACTCTCAGAAAAG ATGACAATGAGTTTGAGGAAGTGTACATTGCACAACCAGAAGTCTTGAAGTCATTCTCTTGA